One window of the Canis lupus familiaris isolate Mischka breed German Shepherd chromosome 29, alternate assembly UU_Cfam_GSD_1.0, whole genome shotgun sequence genome contains the following:
- the LOC100684842 gene encoding cytochrome c oxidase subunit 7B, mitochondrial-like, translating to MFPMARIALSHLGVQSIPQTMARQSHQKWAPDFHDKYGNAVLASGATFCIAVWAYTAAQIGIEWNLSPVGRVTPKEWRDQ from the coding sequence atGTTTCCCATGGCCAGAATCGCTCTAAGTCATCTCGGAGTTCAAAGCATTCCACAAACAATGGCAAGGCAGAGTCACCAGAAATGGGCACCTGATTTCCATGATAAATATGGTAATGCTGTATTAGCTAGTGGAGCCACTTTCTGTATTGCTGTATGGGCATATACAGCAGCACAAATTGGAATAGAATGGAACCTGTCCCCTGTTGGCAGAGTCACCCCAAAGGAATGGAGGGATCAGTAA